The genomic DNA GGGGAGGACGGCGTGATTGTGGCCGTCAACAAACGGGAAGAGCAGGCGCTGGGCTACTCGGAGCAACAGGTCGTCGGAAGCAGTATTCTCAACGTGGTCGAACCGGTTCACCATGACGAGATGCGGGTGTTGTTGGAAAAGATCCGCGCGGGCGAGCGCCAGGTGCCGACCCAGGAAATCACCGTGCGCGATGCCACCGGCAGGGAAACGCCGGTGGAGATGGACCTGATTCTGGTGCGCGGCAGCGACCATACCTGGGTCATGGTCCAGTTGCGCGACATCACCGACCGGAAACGTCTTGAGCGGCAGATGCATACCTACCAGCAGGAGCTGGAAGCGAAGGTCAGCGAGCGAACCCGCGAGATCGAAGAAACCAAGCAGTATCTTGAGAACCTCCTGGAGAACGCCAATGACGTCATTTACACGCTCGATAGCGAGCAGTGTTTCACGTATGTGAACAGCAAGGTGCTGGCGTGGGGTTATGCCAAGGAAGATCTGTTGGGGCGGCCGTATCTGGGGTTACTGTCGAAACGGCATCGTGGGCGCCGGTTGAAATCGACGCTGGATATCGGTGTAAAACAGGTCTATGAGGTCGAAGTGTTGACGAAGGCCGGCGAGCCGCGTTCCGTGATGGTCAGCGTCTCCCCGCTTCATGGCGTGGAGGGGGAGATCCTAGGCGTGCTGGGAATTGCCCGCGATATGACGGACACGAAGAAGCTGGAGCAACAAATCAGAAACTCCGAGAAGCTGGCGTCGGTAGGAAAACTGGCTGCGGGTGTTGCGCACGAGATCAACAACCCACTCGGGGGCATTCTTAATTGTCTGTACAATATGCGGAAGGGAACCCTGTCGCCGTCCAGGCAGGAGGAGTACCTGGCGTCGATGGAGGATGGACTGCGGCGGGTGCAACGAATCGTCCGGCAACTGCTCGATTTCTCGCAGCAACACAATCCGGAACTCGCACTGGCTGATATCAATCAAGTTGTCAATCGGGTATTGCTGTTGACGGACCACCTGTTTGTCCCCCACCGTGTGCAGCTGGAGACGGCGCTGTCGCCCGACATCCCGGAGTTGATGATCGATCGGCATATGATGGAGCAGGTGTTGATGAATCTTGTGTTGAACGCCATTCAAGCGATGCGGACCGGTGGAGTCCTGACCATCCGTACGTCGATGGACGAGGCCCACTGCCTGGTTCGGATTCAGGATTCAGGCTGCGGCATTTCCTCCTCGGTGTTGCCGCGGATTTTCGATCCCTTCTTCACCACGAAGAATGAAGGAGAGGGCACCGGGCTTGGCCTGTCCGTCAGCCTGGGTATTGTGGAGCGGCATGGAGGAAGGATTTTTGTCGAGAGCGAAGTCGGCAAAGGGACCACCTTTACCGTCTCTATTCCGCTTGCGACGGAACGGCACGCCATCGGGAGGTTTTCGTGAAGGGCCTCAAAGTACTAATCGTTGATGATGAGCCGTTGATGCGGTTGTCCATGCTGGATGCTTTGGAGGGCATCGGCTGTGAGGTCATGGCGGCCGCCACTGGAACAGAAGGGCTGACGATCCTGGGCACGCGTCAGTTTGATATCGTGATTACCGACCTGCGCCTTCCCGGCGCCGACGGACTGACGATTTTGAAGGCCTGCAAGGAGCGGAGCCCGACGACGGAAGTGATCCTGATTACGGCCCATGGGTCGGTGGATACGGCGGTCGGTGCGATCAAGCTGGGTGCATACGACTACATCACCAAGCCGTTTCAAATGGACGAGCTGCTGCTGATTGTCGAGCGTGTCGGGAAAATTCTTGGATTGCGACGGGAAAATCTTGAATTGAAAGAGGTGCTGGAAGACCGGTTTAGTTTCGGCGGGATCCTCGGGTGCAATCATCAGATGCGGGCCCTGCTGGAGAAGATCAAGTTAGTGGCCGCAACCGATTCGCCGGTGTCGATTGTCGGGGAGCGCGGGACGGGTAAGGAGTTGGTAGCCCATGCCATTCATTTGAATAGTCCCCGGCGCGATCAGCCCCTGATCAAGGTCTGTTGCGCGGACCTTCCCGAGGCGCTCCTGGAGGCAGAGTTATTCGGGCATGAAAAGGGCGCGTTTCCCGGGGCGCTGCGCCAACGACGTGGACGGTTCGAATTGGCGCACAAGGGAACCCTGCTTATTGATGATATCGATGCGGTCTCTCCAAATGTGCAGGCAAGGGTGTGGCGCGTGCTTCAGAATCGGCGATTCGAGCGTGTCGGCGGGCGCGAACACATCGAGGTGGAC from Nitrospira sp. ND1 includes the following:
- a CDS encoding sigma-54 dependent transcriptional regulator, whose product is MKGLKVLIVDDEPLMRLSMLDALEGIGCEVMAAATGTEGLTILGTRQFDIVITDLRLPGADGLTILKACKERSPTTEVILITAHGSVDTAVGAIKLGAYDYITKPFQMDELLLIVERVGKILGLRRENLELKEVLEDRFSFGGILGCNHQMRALLEKIKLVAATDSPVSIVGERGTGKELVAHAIHLNSPRRDQPLIKVCCADLPEALLEAELFGHEKGAFPGALRQRRGRFELAHKGTLLIDDIDAVSPNVQARVWRVLQNRRFERVGGREHIEVDVRIVCASKDDLKGMAYQGRFHKELSDQLTAVQIVVPPLRERREDVLVIAEYMLEARSAALGKSLDGFAQPSRDLLLHYSFPGNVGELEQMVDRAAALGRDGESLQPWDLCGFQTCPYLGGSPQAGCGFCSEGLTAMGEKPESTAPATLATAREAFERDYIAAVLKQVDGSRTNAATILGVSRKALWDKCKRYGLSSAKGEAEEKDE